From Sulfuracidifex tepidarius, one genomic window encodes:
- a CDS encoding beta-ribofuranosylaminobenzene 5'-phosphate synthase family protein produces the protein MIEVQGLSRIHITLINMDRRLNRIDGGVGIALKEPRVVVSTGNCMEFPLDLDFKTPGICVKEDYPEHVGLGHTTQFRLSLAKLASEYNHLPYSVKELASKVKRGTTSGVGIYAFHYGGLVLDGGHSLKVKKDILPSDFADSPPPALLARMDFPWKIYINIPRGKKVFGREELDFFKSAKPENIDELSRVVLMGLLPSVAERDLEGALDSIRRIQTLGFKKLEVSLQSEEVKTLMRNMEIAGFPGGLSSFGPLVYTFLSSRREGEELVSRFGGSVVEPNNEGAKVRWITTNS, from the coding sequence ATGATCGAAGTTCAGGGGCTTTCCAGGATCCATATTACGCTCATCAATATGGATAGAAGGTTGAACAGGATAGACGGAGGCGTAGGTATAGCGTTGAAGGAACCGAGGGTAGTTGTCTCTACTGGGAACTGTATGGAATTTCCCTTAGATCTGGATTTCAAAACTCCAGGGATATGCGTGAAGGAAGATTACCCAGAGCACGTTGGATTAGGTCATACCACTCAGTTCAGACTTTCACTTGCTAAACTAGCCTCTGAGTATAACCACCTACCTTACTCCGTTAAAGAATTAGCCTCCAAAGTCAAAAGAGGAACCACGTCTGGCGTTGGTATCTACGCATTTCATTACGGGGGGCTAGTGTTGGACGGAGGGCACTCTCTGAAAGTCAAGAAGGACATCCTCCCCTCCGATTTCGCCGATTCTCCACCCCCAGCTTTGCTGGCCAGGATGGATTTCCCTTGGAAAATATACATTAATATTCCCAGAGGCAAGAAAGTGTTCGGTAGGGAAGAGCTGGATTTCTTCAAGTCTGCCAAGCCTGAGAACATAGACGAGCTTTCCAGGGTAGTATTGATGGGACTTTTACCCTCAGTCGCAGAGAGGGATCTCGAAGGCGCGTTAGACTCTATCAGGAGGATACAGACGCTAGGTTTTAAGAAGCTCGAAGTGAGTCTGCAATCTGAAGAAGTGAAGACACTAATGAGGAACATGGAGATAGCAGGATTCCCTGGCGGGTTATCCTCATTCGGACCCTTAGTCTACACTTTCCTTTCTTCCAGAAGGGAAGGCGAGGAACTAGTGTCTAGATTCGGCGGTTCGGTAGTTGAGCCCAACAACGAAGGGGCGAAAGTCAGATGGATTACGACGAATTCGTGA
- a CDS encoding methyltransferase domain-containing protein → MRKVYGNYVDSFLREITRPNPRLYVRVNTIKADPGEVADRIGFKRDEDFPEALFTPIKGPFKVETYDDVVIVDKKTAESVMVGADVFRPGVKKVKARVGKRVTVISERGDVVGEGEFINSPDLVVKVDNSLYSSVKLSELPELAKGEIYVQGKSSMFVARLLDPRPGETIVDMNAAPGGKLTHVAQLQPKAKVLGFDHTARKVDKMRSLLAKMNAVAQVFEGDSRYLYEDFNLRDVDRVIIDPPCSAMGLRPKLYDKKTRKDILTFSEYQKQFLNSAYKILKKGGTLIYSTCTVTEMENEAVVEDGRFEVEKEVRFHPMQGMTGFFIAKLIKK, encoded by the coding sequence CTGAGGAAAGTATATGGAAACTACGTGGATTCATTTTTGAGAGAAATAACGAGACCTAACCCGAGGCTTTACGTTAGGGTCAACACTATCAAGGCCGATCCAGGGGAAGTAGCTGACAGGATAGGTTTCAAGAGGGACGAAGACTTCCCAGAAGCCCTCTTCACACCAATAAAAGGCCCGTTTAAGGTAGAGACGTATGATGATGTAGTGATTGTGGACAAAAAGACTGCTGAGAGTGTAATGGTAGGTGCAGACGTCTTTAGACCTGGGGTCAAGAAGGTTAAGGCAAGAGTAGGAAAAAGGGTTACTGTAATAAGCGAGCGCGGAGATGTGGTAGGAGAAGGTGAATTCATAAACTCACCAGACCTCGTAGTTAAGGTAGATAACTCTCTCTATTCCTCTGTCAAACTCTCAGAACTGCCAGAGTTAGCTAAGGGAGAAATTTACGTCCAAGGCAAGTCTTCCATGTTTGTAGCTAGGTTATTGGATCCGAGACCTGGGGAAACGATAGTTGACATGAATGCTGCGCCGGGAGGAAAACTTACGCATGTAGCGCAACTTCAGCCCAAAGCCAAGGTTCTAGGTTTCGATCATACAGCGAGGAAGGTAGATAAAATGAGGTCTTTGTTGGCGAAAATGAACGCTGTGGCTCAAGTATTCGAGGGAGACTCCAGATACCTTTATGAGGATTTCAACCTCAGGGACGTTGACAGGGTCATCATAGACCCACCTTGCTCTGCGATGGGGCTGAGACCCAAACTTTACGATAAAAAGACGAGAAAGGATATCCTCACGTTCTCAGAGTATCAAAAGCAATTTCTAAATTCAGCATACAAGATACTTAAAAAAGGAGGAACATTGATCTACTCTACATGCACTGTTACCGAGATGGAGAATGAGGCAGTGGTTGAAGACGGACGCTTCGAGGTCGAGAAGGAGGTGAGGTTCCATCCAATGCAGGGGATGACAGGCTTTTTTATAGCTAAACTGATAAAAAAATGA
- a CDS encoding gamma carbonic anhydrase family protein yields MPLESFMGKFPRVSENSFIHSTAYVIGDVEIGDMSSVWHYSVIRGDNDSIQIGNGSNIQENSSVHTDPGYKVRVGDKVTIGHNAVVHGATVGSNVIIGMGSILLNGCRIGDFSIIGAGAVVPEGKEIPDYSLALGVPARVVRKLQEEEIKVIEENATEYINHVKRLSSNGQRH; encoded by the coding sequence ATGCCTCTAGAAAGTTTCATGGGAAAGTTTCCCAGGGTAAGTGAGAACTCCTTCATACACTCAACTGCATATGTGATCGGAGACGTAGAAATAGGGGACATGTCCAGCGTTTGGCACTACTCAGTGATAAGAGGCGACAACGATTCCATACAAATAGGTAACGGTTCAAACATACAGGAGAACTCCTCAGTACACACAGATCCCGGATACAAAGTTAGAGTAGGGGACAAGGTAACTATAGGTCATAATGCAGTAGTTCACGGAGCTACTGTGGGGTCGAATGTGATAATCGGAATGGGGTCAATATTGCTCAACGGATGCAGAATAGGGGATTTCTCTATAATCGGTGCCGGTGCAGTTGTACCAGAAGGGAAGGAAATTCCCGACTATAGCCTAGCCCTAGGAGTGCCGGCAAGGGTAGTGAGGAAGCTTCAAGAAGAAGAAATAAAAGTTATAGAGGAGAATGCAACAGAATATATAAATCATGTGAAGAGGTTATCATCAAATGGGCAGAGACATTAA
- a CDS encoding radical SAM/SPASM domain-containing protein, producing the protein MGRDIKAVKWFFDTQVLKDPFNPGYATFKVTSKCNLRCTFCNPSYYSGELGEAPTERVKKMIDNMRDSSVIVLSFEGGEPTSRPDILDLLNYAHDGSFYIMLTSNGYRLRDENFLAKVADKIDFLHYSIDEYHWNVKNLDDLCRFRKYGIKVNVQTVVTRFNLDKLEEKVRKVRECGYKILAMPAVDYPDSKVKLAPDPEKFYKVMYELKSKYGSTLNNSWGFINALVGKTPSRVTSYAITVYPNGDIPYPDDINGEVVGNVAENRLKDIMKSEKVRSLQKKMLENQARFEYLHLQTASFNSLRDLISYATEMAKWRFTGRA; encoded by the coding sequence ATGGGCAGAGACATTAAAGCAGTAAAGTGGTTCTTTGATACTCAAGTACTTAAGGATCCCTTCAATCCGGGTTACGCTACTTTCAAAGTAACTTCGAAGTGCAACCTGAGATGTACTTTTTGTAACCCCTCATATTACAGCGGTGAGTTAGGCGAAGCACCTACAGAGAGGGTCAAGAAGATGATAGATAACATGAGGGACTCCTCCGTGATAGTCCTCTCATTTGAGGGAGGAGAACCCACATCAAGACCAGACATACTAGATCTCTTGAACTACGCTCACGACGGTTCATTCTACATCATGTTGACCTCAAACGGCTATAGACTGAGGGATGAAAACTTCCTTGCTAAGGTCGCCGACAAGATAGATTTCTTGCACTACTCTATAGACGAGTATCATTGGAACGTGAAGAACTTAGATGACCTTTGCAGGTTCAGGAAGTACGGAATTAAGGTCAACGTCCAGACAGTTGTTACCAGATTCAACTTGGATAAGCTAGAGGAGAAGGTCAGAAAAGTGAGGGAATGTGGGTACAAGATACTCGCAATGCCTGCAGTAGACTACCCCGACTCAAAAGTTAAGTTAGCTCCAGACCCAGAGAAGTTCTACAAGGTAATGTATGAGCTCAAGAGCAAGTATGGCTCTACCTTGAACAACTCGTGGGGCTTCATCAATGCGTTAGTGGGGAAAACACCGTCCAGAGTTACTAGTTATGCTATAACTGTATACCCCAACGGTGATATACCTTACCCTGACGATATAAACGGAGAAGTCGTGGGCAACGTAGCAGAGAACAGACTGAAGGACATAATGAAGTCGGAAAAAGTTAGATCTCTGCAAAAGAAAATGCTAGAGAACCAAGCCAGGTTCGAGTACCTTCATCTCCAGACAGCTTCTTTCAATAGCTTAAGGGACCTCATATCATACGCGACTGAGATGGCTAAGTGGCGCTTTACTGGAAGGGCTTAA
- the xerA gene encoding site-specific tyrosine recombinase/integron integrase, protein MKLDIGSAADDVSLESFVNSLVLAGAGKGTVKLYSAAIKDFLNFVNKDPREVSTSDFNRWMMSLMSRKGKKSKVDEIEEKRAKTVTVRSYAIAVKRYLKWVGKDVKGPLPRIRRREYKALNEKQALALLNAVRGRKGRLAVRLLLDTGIRSNELLSLRVVDVDLDHNLLRLRNTKNGEERVVFFTEETATQLRSYVRGKDPQSRLFDISYQALYKLIRRAGKRCGIEDLRPHILRHTFATMAIKKGIPLPVLQKILGHHDIKTTQIYMHLVNDDAQEIYKKAFG, encoded by the coding sequence ATGAAGCTCGATATAGGATCTGCTGCAGATGATGTCAGTCTCGAATCATTCGTTAATTCGCTCGTATTAGCTGGGGCAGGAAAGGGAACAGTTAAACTCTATTCCGCCGCAATTAAGGATTTCCTGAACTTTGTAAATAAGGATCCACGAGAGGTCTCAACATCGGACTTCAATCGTTGGATGATGTCACTAATGTCAAGGAAGGGGAAAAAAAGTAAGGTGGATGAGATAGAGGAGAAAAGGGCTAAAACCGTTACTGTTAGGTCTTACGCTATAGCGGTAAAAAGGTATTTGAAATGGGTAGGAAAAGACGTCAAGGGACCTCTACCTCGCATAAGAAGAAGAGAATACAAGGCATTGAATGAAAAACAAGCTCTCGCATTACTTAACGCAGTTAGAGGAAGAAAAGGTAGACTAGCTGTTAGATTATTACTCGATACAGGAATACGTTCTAATGAGCTCCTATCCCTCAGAGTTGTAGATGTGGACCTAGATCACAACCTCTTAAGACTCAGAAATACTAAGAACGGTGAGGAGAGGGTGGTCTTCTTCACTGAAGAAACTGCGACCCAGCTTAGATCCTACGTCCGCGGAAAGGACCCACAGAGTAGACTATTCGACATAAGTTACCAAGCTCTTTACAAACTGATCAGAAGGGCAGGAAAGAGATGCGGGATAGAGGATTTAAGACCACACATATTACGTCATACATTTGCTACCATGGCAATAAAGAAAGGGATACCTCTTCCCGTATTACAGAAGATACTGGGGCATCACGACATTAAGACAACTCAGATATATATGCATCTGGTTAACGACGACGCACAGGAAATCTACAAAAAAGCCTTCGGTTAA
- a CDS encoding ornithine cyclodeaminase family protein yields the protein MNVLVLSKDDLLKVADSSTLVESAKEAFSSFSTGKITQPERQVFTVNGNWWGSMIGFNQHSFGTKIVNVINENKEKGKASVNGIAVLFSSESGEAECIAEGSTLTALRTAAASVLSTWIALGRRYFNSLGVIGAGEEAYYHVRVARDFFSIGDIMITARSSHVKVAKELGLISTDLKTLLSSSEVIYSTTSSREPVVLGRFLKPEFHVSSIGAHTPDSRELDDEVISKARTVIVDSKEATSKESGDIIVPGRLGLLNDKLIEIGEVISKGIKVERPSVFKTVGIASQDLMAMSYLCKKAEKEGIGKEVSI from the coding sequence ATGAACGTTTTAGTTCTCTCAAAGGATGATCTGTTGAAAGTGGCTGATAGCTCCACGCTAGTTGAGTCAGCGAAAGAGGCTTTCTCTTCTTTCTCGACTGGCAAAATAACCCAGCCTGAAAGGCAAGTTTTCACTGTTAATGGCAATTGGTGGGGTTCAATGATAGGATTCAACCAGCACTCGTTCGGGACGAAGATAGTTAACGTAATTAACGAAAATAAGGAAAAAGGAAAGGCTTCAGTCAATGGGATAGCAGTCCTTTTTTCCTCTGAAAGTGGCGAAGCGGAATGCATAGCAGAAGGCTCAACTCTTACCGCTTTGAGAACGGCAGCAGCCAGCGTCCTTTCTACGTGGATTGCGTTAGGCAGAAGATATTTCAACTCTCTAGGGGTTATAGGAGCTGGAGAAGAGGCTTACTACCATGTGAGAGTAGCCAGAGACTTCTTTTCAATTGGTGACATAATGATAACCGCCAGATCTTCTCATGTAAAAGTGGCGAAAGAATTAGGTTTAATTTCAACGGACTTAAAGACACTCCTTTCTTCCTCCGAGGTTATATACTCTACTACCTCTTCACGTGAACCAGTGGTTTTAGGGAGGTTCTTGAAGCCTGAATTCCACGTTTCCAGTATAGGGGCTCATACTCCAGATTCTAGGGAACTTGATGATGAAGTCATATCTAAAGCCAGAACTGTCATTGTAGATTCCAAGGAAGCCACCTCGAAGGAGAGCGGAGATATAATAGTTCCGGGCAGGTTAGGGTTACTCAATGATAAGCTGATCGAAATAGGAGAAGTCATATCAAAGGGCATAAAGGTTGAAAGGCCATCTGTCTTCAAGACAGTAGGGATTGCCTCTCAGGATCTTATGGCGATGAGTTACCTCTGTAAGAAGGCTGAGAAAGAGGGAATAGGGAAAGAAGTTAGCATTTAA
- a CDS encoding cob(I)yrinic acid a,c-diamide adenosyltransferase has product MWYTGTGDKGKTKVPSMGEVWKNDRIVEALGNLDELNSILGIVMSLYPPLYDLITQIQSDIFSLSSEIAGFDMNFGYDKVKFLETSIEKTSANLPPLKNFVLPGGHEAASFLHMARSVCRRAERSVVSLIREENLMVKEVHIVYLNRLSSLLFVLALWVNKETNNPDVIWKGK; this is encoded by the coding sequence ATGTGGTACACTGGAACCGGCGATAAAGGAAAGACGAAAGTGCCTTCGATGGGTGAAGTATGGAAGAACGATAGAATAGTCGAAGCCCTAGGTAATCTAGATGAATTGAATTCCATACTCGGTATAGTCATGTCTCTGTATCCCCCGCTCTATGATTTAATAACTCAGATACAGTCAGACATCTTCTCGCTCTCATCTGAGATAGCAGGATTTGACATGAACTTCGGTTACGATAAGGTGAAATTCCTTGAAACGTCTATAGAGAAGACGTCTGCGAACCTCCCTCCCCTCAAGAATTTCGTCCTGCCTGGAGGACATGAAGCTGCTTCCTTTCTTCATATGGCTAGAAGCGTTTGCAGAAGGGCAGAGAGAAGCGTGGTGAGCCTAATTAGAGAGGAAAACTTGATGGTAAAGGAAGTTCACATAGTTTACTTGAACCGTTTGTCATCTCTACTTTTCGTGCTTGCACTGTGGGTAAACAAAGAAACGAATAACCCTGACGTGATTTGGAAAGGTAAGTAA
- a CDS encoding cation:proton antiporter domain-containing protein codes for MSIEVTSLLFIGILLFIAKALEEGFRRIGLVPFVGSIVTGIVMGEGGLGIVHVNSIISFITSLGIVFLLFLAGAEEFEIKTKIEKKFFLSAILQLSFPFLIIVLSLYALGGFDNILLISVPLAMSSAGPLTRLLIDVGMSKRLQGNYLFYQVIIDEIIAVVMFAILQDISHIVISTVEVIAIVVAIILIGRYISMGLERLESVFKVREIEFATLISTILVIGFLADTYRFNSAIAALFLGFLLRDYLSDRPELKEKLHAFTYGFFEPLFFVSIGLYFVKITADILVVGLLLSAITMSSKVIVGGITSRLVNLNSTFNALGTAVKGGVDTSLLITALSAGYINGKEYSQTVLAITFSTIVIPILFKRINVRGGKKTEENRKVKLSQSVSDLAKELVYVTCESPLKDAVLILTEKRVRGVVVVDQNLRPMGYMSMNTVIAIDPNDYDRLKICDVYLDEIETVNQEVKVSNVLKKFRETEKPLIAVVDKEGKLTNVLYEREIMRLLISG; via the coding sequence ATGTCTATTGAAGTCACTTCTTTACTCTTCATAGGAATACTGCTCTTCATAGCGAAAGCACTAGAAGAGGGATTCAGGAGGATAGGACTAGTCCCCTTCGTAGGCTCTATAGTCACTGGAATAGTGATGGGAGAAGGTGGACTAGGGATAGTTCATGTAAACAGTATCATTTCTTTCATCACATCTCTGGGTATAGTCTTCCTCCTTTTTTTAGCTGGGGCTGAAGAGTTCGAAATCAAGACTAAAATTGAGAAGAAGTTCTTCCTTTCCGCTATACTGCAACTTTCCTTCCCTTTCTTAATAATAGTCTTGAGTCTGTACGCATTAGGAGGTTTCGACAACATCCTTCTAATATCTGTCCCCTTAGCTATGAGCAGTGCTGGACCTCTAACTAGACTTCTGATCGATGTAGGGATGAGCAAGAGGTTACAAGGAAACTATCTGTTTTACCAAGTCATAATAGACGAAATAATTGCAGTTGTGATGTTTGCAATTCTTCAAGACATAAGCCATATCGTTATCTCCACGGTTGAAGTGATTGCGATTGTTGTAGCTATAATTTTAATAGGAAGATATATTTCAATGGGGCTGGAAAGACTGGAGTCTGTCTTCAAAGTAAGGGAGATAGAGTTCGCAACCCTGATCTCCACCATTCTCGTGATAGGGTTCTTGGCCGATACTTACAGGTTTAACTCAGCTATAGCAGCTCTTTTCCTAGGGTTCCTTCTCAGGGATTACCTCAGCGATAGGCCAGAACTGAAGGAGAAGCTTCACGCCTTCACATACGGTTTCTTCGAACCGTTATTTTTCGTAAGTATAGGATTGTACTTTGTTAAAATTACAGCAGATATATTAGTAGTTGGTTTGTTATTGTCTGCCATTACTATGTCGTCTAAGGTAATAGTTGGAGGAATAACGTCAAGGCTGGTTAATCTGAACTCAACCTTCAACGCGTTAGGGACTGCAGTGAAAGGAGGCGTCGATACTTCACTTCTGATTACTGCACTTTCAGCGGGTTACATAAATGGAAAGGAATACTCACAGACTGTATTAGCCATAACCTTTTCCACAATAGTGATACCAATACTCTTTAAGAGAATTAACGTTAGAGGGGGAAAGAAAACAGAAGAGAACAGAAAGGTGAAGTTATCTCAAAGCGTTTCCGACCTAGCTAAAGAACTGGTTTACGTTACATGTGAAAGCCCTCTGAAAGATGCCGTGTTGATCCTGACCGAGAAGAGAGTCAGGGGAGTCGTGGTTGTGGATCAGAATTTAAGACCTATGGGATACATGTCAATGAACACAGTGATAGCAATAGACCCTAACGATTACGATAGACTTAAAATATGCGACGTATACCTCGACGAAATAGAGACAGTAAATCAGGAAGTGAAAGTCTCTAACGTCTTGAAGAAATTCAGAGAGACCGAGAAACCGTTGATAGCAGTAGTAGATAAAGAAGGGAAGCTCACAAACGTGCTTTATGAAAGAGAAATAATGAGGCTTTTAATCAGCGGATAG
- a CDS encoding acryloyl-coenzyme A reductase, with amino-acid sequence MKAVVVTGHKQGYKVQDVSDPKPEKGELVVKVDRAALCYRDTLQLKGFYPRMKYPVILGHEVVGTVEQVGEDVTQFKEGDKVISLLYAPDGECEYCRAGEEAYCHHRLGYSEELDGFFAEKAKLKVTSVIKVPSGASDEGAVLVPCVTGMVYRGLTRAKLKKGETILVTGASGGVGIHAIQVAKAMGAKVIGVTTSQEKADAVGKFADHVIVGKEFSSEAKKISDINVIVDTVGTPTLEEDLKSLWMGGRIVQIGNVDPSAPFNLKLGYVILKDIEIIGHASATKKDAEGALKLTAEGKINPVIAGTLPLEEVDKGYELLKDKSKVGKVLLKP; translated from the coding sequence ATGAAAGCTGTAGTAGTAACTGGACACAAACAAGGGTATAAAGTTCAGGACGTCAGCGACCCTAAACCAGAGAAAGGGGAATTGGTAGTGAAAGTAGATAGGGCTGCACTTTGTTACAGGGACACACTCCAGCTAAAGGGTTTCTATCCCAGGATGAAATACCCAGTAATCTTAGGTCATGAGGTAGTAGGTACTGTGGAACAAGTTGGCGAAGACGTGACCCAATTTAAAGAAGGAGATAAGGTAATATCCCTGCTTTACGCTCCTGATGGAGAATGTGAGTATTGTAGAGCTGGAGAGGAGGCTTATTGCCATCATAGGCTCGGGTACTCAGAAGAACTAGACGGGTTCTTCGCAGAGAAGGCAAAGCTGAAAGTCACGAGCGTGATCAAGGTTCCTTCAGGTGCATCTGACGAAGGGGCAGTTTTAGTCCCTTGTGTCACAGGTATGGTGTATAGAGGTCTCACAAGGGCAAAACTGAAGAAAGGAGAAACTATCCTAGTCACAGGAGCCAGCGGAGGGGTAGGCATACACGCTATACAAGTCGCGAAGGCTATGGGAGCCAAAGTGATAGGTGTGACCACTTCGCAGGAAAAGGCTGATGCTGTAGGCAAATTCGCAGATCATGTCATAGTAGGTAAAGAATTTTCTTCTGAAGCAAAAAAGATTTCCGATATAAATGTAATTGTAGATACGGTAGGTACGCCTACTCTGGAGGAAGACCTCAAGTCCCTTTGGATGGGTGGAAGGATAGTTCAGATCGGCAACGTTGATCCGTCAGCTCCTTTCAATTTGAAGCTAGGTTACGTAATACTGAAGGATATAGAAATCATAGGGCATGCGTCGGCAACTAAGAAGGACGCTGAGGGGGCCCTGAAACTTACAGCTGAGGGTAAGATAAATCCAGTGATAGCAGGCACTCTTCCTTTGGAAGAAGTAGATAAGGGGTATGAGCTACTTAAGGATAAATCCAAAGTGGGCAAAGTCTTGTTGAAGCCTTGA
- a CDS encoding amidase yields the protein MTLEELNSKYNAFITFHEIPPEKEGSLSGLTFGVKDIFLTKGVRTTAGSRVLKDYVPKENAYVVDQILKNGGKIIGKTNTHEFALGATNTSSIAGPARNPHDPTRISGGSSGGSAVAVALDMVDVGIGSDTGGSTRIPASLCGVIGFKPTTGLIPLDGVIPFSWSMDTVGILSKAFDKILLTFNSLLPYDKRKVLVSQMPSKLKIGVYLFGDDQGSSSLSRVLDKISSEFEVKQVNLNMLTYFGGQVRQTIAVAEASSYHKEWINSYAGLYFDDTKNILLSGFKISAVDYVDAMRARRALLEEYLRAFRDVDVIISPTTKIVAPKIDEVKGRESQFRYQLISNTELFSVVGAPSISIPLGSGPEGLPLGLMVSGEPFEDGKLLRIASFLNEQFGSKQVS from the coding sequence ATGACGTTAGAAGAATTAAACTCGAAATACAATGCATTCATAACATTTCATGAGATCCCCCCTGAAAAGGAAGGGTCACTGTCAGGCCTCACGTTTGGAGTTAAGGACATTTTCCTTACAAAGGGAGTAAGAACTACAGCTGGATCTAGGGTATTAAAGGACTACGTGCCTAAAGAGAACGCTTATGTTGTGGATCAAATTTTAAAGAACGGTGGTAAGATAATTGGAAAGACCAACACACACGAGTTCGCCCTTGGAGCGACTAACACGTCTTCTATAGCAGGCCCGGCTAGGAATCCCCATGACCCAACTAGGATAAGTGGAGGTTCGAGTGGAGGTTCAGCTGTAGCTGTAGCTCTAGACATGGTGGACGTAGGAATTGGATCCGATACTGGAGGGTCAACGCGAATACCTGCGTCTCTGTGTGGTGTCATAGGTTTCAAGCCTACCACTGGCCTGATACCATTAGACGGTGTCATTCCTTTCAGTTGGTCCATGGATACGGTAGGCATACTGTCTAAGGCATTTGACAAGATATTGTTAACTTTCAATTCATTATTACCTTACGATAAGAGGAAAGTCTTAGTTTCTCAAATGCCCTCCAAACTTAAAATAGGAGTTTACCTCTTCGGGGACGACCAAGGCTCCTCATCACTCTCTAGAGTGTTAGATAAGATCTCTTCTGAATTCGAAGTGAAACAAGTCAATCTCAATATGCTTACATACTTCGGAGGTCAAGTCAGACAGACCATAGCCGTAGCTGAGGCTTCCTCGTATCATAAGGAGTGGATAAATTCGTACGCAGGCCTCTACTTTGATGATACGAAGAACATTCTCCTTTCAGGATTTAAGATATCTGCTGTAGACTATGTAGATGCCATGAGAGCTAGGAGGGCATTACTAGAGGAGTACCTAAGGGCCTTTAGGGACGTAGACGTGATAATATCCCCTACAACCAAGATAGTTGCACCCAAAATAGATGAGGTCAAAGGAAGGGAATCTCAGTTCAGGTACCAACTCATTTCAAACACAGAACTATTCAGCGTAGTTGGAGCACCATCAATTTCGATACCGTTAGGATCAGGACCAGAAGGACTTCCTTTAGGGCTTATGGTTAGCGGTGAGCCGTTTGAGGATGGGAAATTACTCAGGATAGCGTCCTTTCTTAATGAGCAATTTGGTTCTAAGCAAGTTTCTTAA
- the psmB gene encoding archaeal proteasome endopeptidase complex subunit beta — MTRCIYNLSEVNLKDKILKGTTTVGLKVRDGVVLAADRRASAGVYVAHKFVRKVLYVTDTIGVTTAGSVADIQFVYNILKNIYNYNRISGSGPITVKGLAMYLGTMLSRNKYFPYVVQILLGGYDSNGSSLYNLDYIGDVTEERYTATGSGSPVAVGVLEDGYREDLSLDEAADLARRAVFSAIKRDSFTGTGVIVTKLSKSGHEEREFYIKKGITEGQ, encoded by the coding sequence ATGACTAGGTGCATCTATAACTTGAGCGAAGTTAACTTGAAAGACAAGATATTAAAGGGAACTACAACAGTAGGACTGAAAGTTAGAGACGGAGTTGTACTAGCTGCTGACAGAAGGGCTAGCGCTGGAGTCTATGTAGCTCATAAATTTGTGAGGAAAGTGCTTTACGTTACTGATACCATAGGAGTTACTACAGCAGGGAGTGTTGCAGATATACAATTTGTATATAATATTTTAAAGAATATATATAACTATAATAGGATAAGCGGTAGCGGTCCAATAACGGTGAAAGGACTAGCCATGTACCTAGGTACCATGCTTTCAAGAAATAAATACTTCCCTTACGTAGTGCAGATCCTTTTAGGCGGATATGACAGTAACGGCTCATCTCTATATAATTTAGATTACATAGGCGATGTCACAGAGGAACGTTACACCGCTACAGGTTCAGGATCCCCAGTAGCTGTAGGTGTATTAGAGGATGGCTATAGGGAAGACCTATCCTTAGATGAGGCTGCAGACCTAGCTAGAAGAGCAGTTTTCTCCGCAATAAAGAGAGATTCCTTCACTGGTACTGGAGTTATAGTTACAAAGCTAAGCAAATCAGGTCATGAAGAGAGGGAGTTCTACATCAAGAAAGGGATAACAGAGGGGCAGTAG
- a CDS encoding YbhB/YbcL family Raf kinase inhibitor-like protein, whose protein sequence is MIVKSVFKEGEFIPSKYTCDGEDISPKLSWDKVENAKSYALIMEDPDAPSGIFIHWIAYNMKSNSLDEGVPRREKIGEMIQGENDFGNVGYGGPCPPRSHDAHRYFIRVYALDSDVGRKMTLEELREFIGAHKIDEGYIMGKYKRAK, encoded by the coding sequence ATGATAGTAAAATCGGTTTTCAAAGAAGGGGAATTTATTCCATCGAAGTACACGTGTGATGGTGAAGATATCTCTCCGAAGCTTTCATGGGATAAGGTCGAGAACGCTAAGTCTTATGCCCTCATCATGGAGGATCCGGACGCTCCTTCAGGGATTTTCATCCACTGGATAGCCTATAACATGAAGTCGAATTCCTTAGACGAAGGTGTACCTAGAAGGGAGAAGATCGGTGAGATGATACAAGGGGAAAACGATTTCGGAAACGTGGGCTATGGTGGGCCATGCCCACCGAGGTCTCACGACGCTCATAGGTACTTCATCAGAGTTTATGCCCTAGATTCCGATGTAGGCAGGAAGATGACGTTAGAGGAGCTCAGAGAATTCATCGGAGCTCATAAGATAGATGAAGGATATATAATGGGGAAATACAAGAGAGCAAAATGA